The Pyrus communis chromosome 14, drPyrComm1.1, whole genome shotgun sequence sequence GGAGGAGAGTTCTTTTCTCTcttaatctctctctccttccctcctCTCTTATTTGAATagttacggttaagccacgtcaacattttatattgatttttttataaagacaataacacaaaaagtaaaatgtgagaaaagaagaggaagagaataaAAATAGGCAGGGAGATAATTATACTCCTGCTGGCTGGGGCATGTTTCTGTGCCTAGCTTGAGGCAGCAATTGAACACGTCGACAATGTGGTACATCTCGAATAATAACACAGTAGTTGAGTAAATTGGGAGATAAAGAAAAGGCAAGAGAGGTTAATAATCTCATTTGTAAAatgggaattggatcctctcctgagcgaAGGCTGGGAATCCTCCTTATCCAATAACACGGGTCGTTTAATCAAAATTCAATAGTTACAAACAaagattttttaaaaattataataattgtagctattggatcaaaatctaacgGTTCATGTTAGTGATTCATGGATAAATAAATACACTATCaattgaaaagataaaaaaaatgcatacaAGATGAGTAATGAGAAATAATAGTACCTAATTTGGAGCCTTAAGGCTTGCCACGAAGAGACGACGGGTGCAGGTCTGATTCGACTTTAACCAGATGTGGATGTAAATGGtaatggaaaaggaaaaaagaggaagaaggagCGGTCAAGCAGAGctctaatattatttatttcttttttaataaaactaCCGTTACAACTTTTTCTCCAGCTAGTGCTCTTATATAACTCCTTAGATAACACAATTGGCATTTCTAACAAACTCCCTAAAAACAAGTAATTGTTGTGATCttaattagattaggaatgtgattatatAAATCTTAGAAAATTCTTATGAGATTCTATCATATCTTTAGATATTATACTATTAGAATTGTAATATGTTTCCTTCTACTATAAATAGAGGTACAATGGTGTGAGAAATCACACCTCAGATGGAATTTACTTTTCTGTGTTGAACGAGGTACAACTTATTGGAAATAAGATTCTGATTTTCTGAtaaggatcttctacaaattcaaaggtcAATTTCAGTTTTTCCCAATTAAGTTCCCCAAAAATCcaagtttgaaattttcaatGACTATAAtggatgaaaatattttttatgatgTATGAACCATCTGCATTTATAATTATCTtcctatatatattgtatattgaaTATATtctatgaaaatatatatatatatatatatatatatatatatatatatatgttcatgcATACGCAATTTATAAAGTCGCTAGGTGTAATTTGTCAGTCAAAGAAAAACAAGCACATAGAGGCAAAAATTAAGGTTTGAAAACCttaaaatcgaaaaaaaaaaaaaacaaggggcTGAGCCTTGGCCTGAAGCCGCGCTGTTTTGATGAGCCAAGCCACGTTAGCAGCCCCAGTTGGAGCCGCGGCCAACCGTTATTTAGGTCGTGGCTGTGATAGAAACTCGTTCAGACGATTTCCCGAGCAAATCCCGACAAAACATGACGGATTCAAGGACCCAGTTTGCAATTCATCATCGCATACACCTCTCTCGGTTGAATCCGAGATCGGTACAGCGGTTTAGACTCGATTAATCAACCCCATGCATcgtgcagccaccatcaccgTCGTTCTGCAAATCCCGAGGCGGTGCCCAGCACAGGTTGGGCCTTGTCCCTTGCTTCGGCCCAcgctttttcttttgtttcttgggCCTGATCCCCCTCGACCCAATTCCCTGCAGCAACTGCAGTTTGCCTGCTTGCATAGGCTGCCCCTGCCCCGTGCAGCCTGCCCCAAGCCCAAGCCTGCACCCTTTGCTACAGGGCCCACTATATTGGCCAGCATCCAGCAATTCTTTGCTGGGCTACCAAGTTTCTCAAGGCCCAAACATTTTTAACCCGTTTTTGCTTCCACCCACGCCCAACTATGTTGGACTGCCTACGGCTAAACCCTATTTTAGTCTATTTTATAATCGTTTGGCCCAAAGCGATCTAAAACTAATATTAACTGAGCATCGTTATTTTTCTTCCATGTTCGACCCCGAATGATCTCGgatctattaaattaatttaagtgACTAGCAGtctattaatttaacaaaaatccAAAAGTAATGGCCCTAAGCCCAGGTTTTGGAAATTAACGATtcaaaatttgattatttttctttgaatcgTTGACATCCTTTTGTAGTCCTAAAGCCATTCGCACTTGAGTTCCTAAAGAACCCAAATTCACTACACTATAGTTgcatattgtattatgtgttcttACAGGTACCTCTTTTTATGAATTGGAAGTTCATACTAAACTCGAacctatattttttaatttagtgcCCTTGAAACCCGAAGCTTTCATAAATACACCTATAAAAACCTGACGTTTTTCATGTAAATAGTGTCTTAGAActtgaatgttctaactttaaTGCTTATGGATGTTTTATTTCCTAtaacaccaatcacaatcttgatCCCTCTATTTAGTAGATTGACGAACCGtcacaagttcgatttcactaatttggacgttTTTTACTGAAACTACTTTATGTaggtacaagacgtgaatctccatGTGATTATCAAGAAACTGAGAATCATTaaagccaacaatggcatggaagagctgaataaaTCTCCaacatgatcttcattcgaaaaCTTATACCCAAAGCATTACAAACGGAAGTACCTCCTTGACGatgattccatggctctttggctcacTCTATGGATAGTTTAATTATTAAAGATGATATTGCATGAAGTAAACCTTGATTGAAACCCTTacatccatgaatgagtacgatTCTAAAGTTCATAAAATTCGATTGAAtttgactggagaatacttttctTGTCCTTCCATGTCTTTGAATTGCTCTTGAAGTAGCAAGATAGAGAGCCCCAATGATTCTGTTGGGAGTTATCAAAGGGGagagagaaatttttaggttaaaatccTCTTTCTAAGCCTGGAAAATCCTAGAGGACATCTAGGATTAGATATTGCATCCCATTAGGAGTTATGATCACTTGCGGCACACACCAATTTCTAGATTTTATAAACTCCCAGACTTAAAGAATCTGATTGTGTCTATATCCGGATCAGATTACGTGTCTTGCGAAATAAGCATGGTCATCTAGCGGAGTCGCTAGAACTCCGCCAATTGCCCCATAGTAGAGTGATGGTGGCATCGCTACTCTATTTGATACAGCTCTGCCCTAAGCTAGTAAGTCCACGACCGGACTTCTGAGCTAACTGTATTCGGATCAACTTTACTCCGACCCTAGAAAATCATGGATCCAAAACAGGCTAGGCTGTTctattgtttttaaaaaaaaatttaattaagttAAAGGGCTTTTTGAGTAACCTACTAAAAAAGAACCTAGATTTTGTCTCCTCCAATTCCCTTCTATATTTGAATCCTCACGATTAAATCACATTAACATTTCATGTTGCCTTCTCTTATttgtatagaaaaaaaaaacagagaggaAGGGACAGAAGGGGAGGAGAACGGAAAAGAAGAGAATCCTACAATCCTACACCATCGAACAGTCAGCAAGCACATGGAGCAAAAAACACAAGGATTGATGAGAAACAACAAACATTTCCATTAAGAGTGAAAGTGAAAGGAGTGTGATAAATAACTCTGATGTATACCCATTTACGTAAATGTCAGCGGCACCCATGTGACGACTTTACTAGTTGCACCCACGTGTAAAATACAACAAACAATATGTGACAAAGCACACCACCTACCTAAAAGCAAAAACTTTCAACAAAATCCCCTTCCTGCCCCTGATTCGGTGATCACGTGATGCTGCTGCTGCAACCAAAACATCAGACAGCTACAAGACAATCATATGACCccaacaaaacataaaatagcCATTCGATCCCCTTTCTACTTAGACCTATTGTTAGAGTAACTAAACTTATCCCAACTTACTCCAATTTTTGACCAAATATgaattaaaacacaaaactcttttttgggATACATTTAGCCCAAGATTTTTCTAAGATTAGTTGAGCTGAcccaccatatatgtatattttttatagttttatatttataaattaataaaatctaacggttaatatctaatttaatcaaatccaacagtaaaaaaatatatatatctaactgtccaaatttaaatccaacagctaaagtaattaaagaaaattattttatatgtttcatattctttcgtaGTGCTTCACAAGTTTCACAGTGTCAAttaagtgatttttcaatattaattGGAATCTAAacattttaggttaaaatgttcataaaattaaattacgatagtctacataatttattaaaaaaaattaagaaaaaaataattataaattcattttttaataatttcgtGCTAAATATTTAACCCAAAAGGTTGGAcgagaaaaactgtttctaagttacaacctaaattttctaggttgaaaattttgagttttaacccaagAATTGAAAATAATCTTATGTACAAACAGCCACTACTGATTCTTATTTTTCTGGAAAACTCAAAACCTAACCTTAGGAAACATAGCAAGATGAAAGATAAGTTGTTCTGTACATAACAACGTAAAATACAAGTTACAATCCTTGTTCTGCTCTAGACTACAGAAAACACAAAATAGCGAAAGAGATCGATCGATCAATCCCACTGTCGTTCGTATTTTCATCTGTCCTTACGTATGAaatatgtattttcttttcGGTTAGCAGTATGTATCGGGGGTGATGGCAAGCGAGACCTCGTTGAGATCTTCCTTCTCTATGGATCTACTCTTAGTCTTTGATGTAGGTATAATTCAGCAGCTATACATCTTCTAGCGGATTTACTCTTCCTTTTATATGCTTCTCTACTTTCCTGCACAAGGGAGGAGGAACATAATCATAAACGTAGATTGTTTGATTTCGCACCGCTACAGACCTTAGCAAAGTTATGTACACAGAACAAAATTAGTAGGGATGGTCCTTACCCTAGCAGTAGCACAGTCGATCAGCATTATCAATGAGAAGCAATGAAGCCAGCAGAATTGACTGATGATAATGTGTTGTTTTCAGTAGTAATGGCAGTATCATTAACTTCGGGCACAGCGGTTGACAACTCAGATAGATGATGATCTCCGGCAGATTTTGTACGAGCAAAGAGGCTATCAGGCAGGACCTGCTCTGCACTGCTCTCTCATCACAACCACAAGAAcataaaaaagaagataaatatattaaatgcaATATGCAGAAGAACCTGATATTTTACAATAGAAGAAACTTAaatcaataaacaaataaattaggTCACGTTGTTATAGCTGTAGTCAATATTTACTTGATACGAAAACAAAGCTCCTTACCTTTTATGAAGATTAGGAGCATCCAGGTTGGAGAATAGCTCCTTTTCTTTGCCATTCCCATTGCCATTGTTGTGAATGAAAGCTAAATTATCTTCCTTCTGGGACTGCTGCTCAGCAATTGCACCAGTCACAGAGATTAAGTCAGCTGGAATGTCACTGTGGCCTGCGATAACATGGAATTCAGTAGTCGGAACAACGATTATACATCACAAAATTTAAACATATACACAGTACAAATTAATGGTAAGTGATAATAAGAAAACCTTCTGCAACTTCTTGTTCCATGCTGTCAAATGGAAGGATATTTTGATTGATCTGAGCATGGGAATGAGGGCTCAACAGAGGACCATGAGCACCAACAGATAGACTGCGGTGATGATGggttaagcgttcattcttccAGTCCGGGAGCTGCAGACTCATAAGTCTTCTGCCTTGGAGTTCAATTGCTTGCTGCAGTTCAGCCTGCTCCTCCAACTTTCTTCTCAATAACACATCCTGTGTACTGTAGAACATTCTTCCCCCTAATAGAAAACAAGCATTCAGGTAAAAtataaaacgaaaaaaaaaatatcaacgaGAATAGAGATTCTCTCTTGCATATTCGGCAAAATGCTAAGACATTTGTCAACATTCAGTcatcccttctttctttttacaATAGTGTTTATGGCACAAAGTATCCATTCTTGTTTTACTAACCAAGTGGGAGATCATATGCATCTCTGGAATCAAGACTACCAGGGCTCAAACATGATGAAAATTCTCCCCTCTCCAAatgctgttgttgttgttgcctCCTGCAGACAATCAACAATTGAGGCATCAATGCAAGTGAAATAACAATATGCCTTAGATTAAAACGTAACAGAGGAATAATGCACATACTTATCCAGGATTTTTCCCTTCTCCTTGTAGGGCTTGACGAGCACACGTGAATCACATATAAAATGAGGATTGCCTTTGGACAATATAAGCCTGACAGTTTCTGGGAAGACAAATGTTACGAACCCAAACATTCGCTTCTGCTGATATGGGATCCGGACATCTTGAACTGGCCCGAACTTGCTGCTAAAGTAGAACAACGAACAAGTCCATAAGAATTCCAGAACAGTAAGCGTTTGAACAATATACTAACAATCACATGAAAATCTCTTATCTTGTAATAATACATAGAAATCCTTTCTCTTTGTTAAAGTAGAACCAAACATGAGGGCCAACACACATTTGGCCAGCCACTCAAGATCCCAGAAGACCTCTGAATTTGTTTTACATTGTGATATTGACACTTGACATCATCCTGTAGAACATCTCCAATAACCATGCATTGGGACCTCCAAGGTCATTCAATTTTCATGATTGAATTCATGCTCAATTTTTATCACTTccatattctctctctctctctctctctccccatgtCAAGAAcctttcttcttattttccagaaaaaaatttctttcaCTAAGTCGTACCATGACATACCAAGCAATAACCAGTTAGAAAAGTTATTTGACAGATTCACAAACAACAATTCATCATTGCCATTGCAAAATCACAAAGTGGGAGTCATACAAAGACAAAAGTATGGTTGATCAGATAAATCGTTTTGTCAAATGGTGTATGACACGAGACTCATGTTCACAGCAGAGCACTAActgaacatcttcagtttattCGACTTCATCCTGTAAAAGAAGAATCCCTCAGTAATAATTCAAGGCAGTGCATATGCTGCATTAGCATAATATAGGTCAATTGTAACATTTGAAGCCAACATTGCATGCCCTAATGCAAGTGTTGGGTACGGTTCAAAAGTAAACTGTTGACAATGTATTCAAGTCAAACAATGCCCAAAAGCCCAAATTGCCTTCTCATACTAACTTAAGAAAACATATAGATTGTCATGCCACAAGATGAAATGCATACACTAGAATGCCATTATAGTTGACCGAAGTGCTAAGGAATGATCGATTCGAAAGAAACCAATTCCTATTTTGCCAATACTCAGGCATAACAACAGCTTCGAAGACTTGGTCCAACTAACAAATAATAAGGAAGTAATAGGATGTATAATTCTACCTGAAGTATTCTGAAACATCTTCATCTCTAAAAGTGCTCTCAGCTGGGAATGTCAAGTAGATCTGTCTTGAAGCTGAGTTCGCCTTTTCAACAGAAGCCATTGCCAGAAGTTCGTTTCTATCAGGTCGACACCGCCCAAACTTGAAAAGTTCTTCCCCCATCATCATGGCCGCAAATCTACAATGCAACAGATTCCACCGAGGAAACAAAAATGTTGAACCAAAAAAAGAGACAGAACCAgtaaccaaaccaaaccaagaaTGCACTTGCAGTCAACAACACTTCCACACAAAAGACATCAATCTATACAGAGCGAAATGGGTTGTTTTCAACATACTCTAAATAAATAACAAAGCAACAGAAAATAGCAAAATCGGCGACTTCCAATTTACCTCTGAGGGTCATTCTGCTGTTGCAATAGGAAATTCATGTACTTGTTGTACGAAGAAGGCGACCCTCCAGCCATGAACTGAGAGGCAGCAGCCAATCTCTGTTGCTCAACTTTCAACCGCAACATCTCCTCCTGCTGTTCGAAACCAGTAAGATTACTGGGAGACCCCACAATAGCACCAGGAGCGTCCAGGGAATCAGCAAAACCGCCATGCACAAACTTGCAATTGCTACCATTCTTGCAAAACCCTCTAGCAAAGTAAAGACACGGCTTGAACCCAACTCCCAAAGCAGGGTCCTCGGACCCGAGACAAGCATCGCTGGCCGAATAGCTCCTTTTGTGGAAATGGGTGTCGCCATTGTTAACCGAATGAACCCAATCAGGAACCCCCGGACCCAATTCGAGCCTGGGATTAATGAAATCGCCCGGCCTCGAAGAGTAAGAGGACTCGTTGAGAAAGGAGAGGTACTCGCTGAGTTGATGCTCGTCGATGAGGTCACTTCCTGGCCACCCATCACCAccgcccccaccaccaccatccttACTGAACTGGTGCGAATGTACTGGAACGGAGAAGGACCCGGCCCGGATATTGTCATGAGAGAGTAAAGGGCTTGCCTTTGGGTTAATGGAGTTGTTTGGGAAGCCAGAAAGCGGCCAGGAATTCGAAGAGGGAGAAGAAGAGTTGTTCCCAAAGTCAAAGCCGTTTGGGGTTCTAGGAGAGGACTGAGAAAATGGGTTGGCGTTGGTTGGTCTGGCTATGGGATTTAGGGGTGAAGGAGAGGAAGGAGTGGAAGATGCGGACGAAGTGTTTGAAGAAAGTCCCAACTGGATTTTAGCCCTCAGAATCAGCGAGTGCAAAAGGCTCTCGGGACCATACGCCAAGCGAATCAAATCCTTCTCGGCAAGATCTTGAATGAGAAGATAACCCATGATTTTGATGGCATTTTCTGGGTCTAAGGTTTTGATCTTCGAAAAGAGTACATTTGTAAGTTCATAGGAACCCATCAAGTTTTCTCTATCAGACCGGAGAAGGAGTGAGAAAATTGGTTTTTGAGTAGGGTTTGAAGTGTATTTCAGTAGACTGTGAAAAGCCTCTCTCTCCTACCTGTCTCTCTGtctgtctttctctctcatccctCTGGAATCTATCCTTTGAGGGAAGACCGGAAGGAGTGGTAGATTTCAGATCTACTTACTTCAAAGTTAATTGTCAAATACAACGCAACCACGGCTGTGAATTACcagtatttctctttatttgtaaataagatattaaaatataatttttaaaattataattaatttttaatttttattaaaaaaaatttaaatcatattattattaacatTCGCTTCTTAAAACAGATATCATTGGCTATAAAAAGTCATACACAGACACTTCATCATAACCCTACTTCCAACGTTGTCCCACGCATCCAGGGTTTTTTTATATCtgttttaaggattaaaattattttgaaaaaagtcCTCaactttttatccaaaaattcaaattttgaatataaaaatCAATTACGGTGCGAAACCCTGCAGAGTGATAATTTCGAGGCTAATTTAAATAGGAATTAAATATTCTTAATCTATATTTTTCGTCTGGTGGGGTAATCGTGGATTATGAATCATATgattattctttaaaaaaaaatcatatgattattctttaaaaaaaaatcatatgatTATCCAGTTCACTTCAactgtttcttgaattttcttttatctttattGACAATTTCTTTACAAATTATTGCATTTATTCCTTTTTTccgatgaagaaaaagaatcatTTTTGCATTCGTTAATATTATCTTGAGTTTCAACGTTGTGTAGATTTACAGACAAAAATTATCCCAATGTCAAAGTAAGGTACTTTTTACACCCGAATCCGTAGGAGTCGTTACTCGTATAAAtcaaaatagcttaaaatattCTGAGAGAATGTTAAAGTTTCTTTGTATAAAAATTCgtttgaatgtgcttttaaaataattgaaagcgtttttagtgaaaatatttttagaaccaatttttagtaaatatgcaagtaaatcctcaaaaaacacttaaagtgcttcctgaaaaaagcacataactggtgtttcttgcataaaacacttaaagtgcttttggaattcgaaaacatttttctaaaagcgcttttagtcattttaaaagcacatccaaacaacAAGTTACAATTTTGCTGCACTTCTGAACCCTGACTTATTGTTTGTCATATGTAATGCCACCTATAAAATCATTatagcaattttttttaacatacgatattatctacagtaAGGTCAACTCCAACCGACCCACCTAAAGGGTTATATGCCAAAAAATAGCCCGTTTTGACatgaaaaccatctccaaccgagggctaggccaaatgGCTCGTGGGCCCTACCCGACCAAATATTGGAGAACCAGCCAAAGGGCTGGCCAAGAGCAGCCAGCTAACCAACCCTATAGCCCCAGCCCAAATACATACTACCTGACATCATACTGACGTCAAGTTATTGTTggatttaacttttttttagacgaaattttttttcctataaatacctaggTCATTTCTACCCCATTTCTCACATCCTTTTCatcattccatactatcttacctcattttatttcaattctttaccAATTTTTCACATCCTTttcattatataaagataagaaatccagAGGCTTATTAATTTAGCGacaagtgacactcaaaatatgtctgaaaaccttattttaatatggtagtttaattcaattaaccatatgaattcaattaaaataataaattattgagggggctaTTTTAGTTGGAGACcagttttttgtcaaaaggctatgttttggcctatgaccttttggccccctcggttggagatgatataaaatatggcatgatactattcattaaaaaataatttattgcaGGGTTATAGGGCTAAACATGGCTCTTTGGTCctcctttggttggagatggcctaatggGGAGGGGGTCAGCTTAGCCTCAGAaaaggctagcaataatgtggttcaaattcactcttaacaagaatcgaacctaaaacctctcacttacaagtgaatgggaatactactagaccataTGGAGATTTTACTTTAACTCCATCTAGAGATTTTATTGTATATTGGCCTAAATCAACCCCTTATATATTGGAAAAATTTACATTGATGCAGTCCTAAAATTAGTTAGGAGTGAttctataaatacttatggGATTCAATAGTATCTTTTAGATAGTTTTAGTTGTAATCTATTACTTGAAAGGTAAGGATTCTTCTTTTCTTATgactataaataaatgcacaaTGGATAGGAAATCATTAATACAGAATCACCAGATTCTCTATCTCTCTTTATTTGCCACTGATCCTTCTCCCTCTCTTTACACTCAGtaaaataggcctacaacacgttatcaacacgtTCTTGCTACTGCTTTAAGGAAATAAAGGTTCTTGGAGGAGGTTCTTCTACAACTAGCATTCAAAGACTTTCTTCGTCATCCAATTAAAAGTTCTTCTAAAACACAGAATCGATATTTTATAAGCCTTAATAACATGAAAACATTCACCATGTTGCATGAACCCccaatttatctatattttatatattgctttatatgtataagaaaattgtagcaatggtccctcaactttaacccaattggagcgaTGGTCccttaataaaaaattcatgactattggtcccttaactcatcaaaacctaCAGCTATGGTCCTTTCGTCAACTTTATCAAAATTCCATCAAAATGACTATAttggaaggatcattgctacaattgggttaaagttaagggacccttgctacaattgggttaaagttcaTGGACTatttctccaattgggttaaagttgagggaccatttctccaattgggttaaagttgagggaccatttctccaagtgggttaaaattgaggaaccattgctacaattctTTTCATTTAGCGTGCCATATTTACCCTTCGATTAAGCCTCATATGCGTGAcacatgacttattttgacAGAAGTTCTAACGAAGTTGACTTATTTTGATTTTGGATATGCAATATTATGATGTTGATTTTGCATATACAATATTATGTAGACCTGAAaatttcttacatgacatgttaaCACAACCCGAAATAACACGAAGATAATGGAGTTTGGGTCAACATGTTAACTAATCAGATTGTTATCAGGTCACACGTTAACAGGTTCTTAATAGTTTTGCCTGTGAATAACCCGTTTCAACctgataagaaaaaagttagtttgataattttaaactaCCAAAAAACCTTAATAAAATAGCCATCCATAAAAAATTCCAAAGCACATTAAAAATACCAAAGCAATTTAAAATTACTATAGCccattaaaaaaatcataataattaaattctggtgtgaaaaatatgtcaatgctcataataaaaattatataataattaatgaaaatgtgtgaaaatgtgaaaaaaaaataatataaacgcTTGTGATTGCATTCTCTACACTTAAAAGATGGTTACATAGTCattaagatttttaaaaccctccaaaccctcatgaatagtgttttattgtttgagTGCAAATTAATAATTCATAAAGATCAacgtagaagtgtgaaaaatgagaaaagaatatataaacactcgtaataacaagctttacaacttttttAAAGGAGTCATCTCCGAAATTTGGCACAAAACCCATAAATCctagattt is a genomic window containing:
- the LOC137715381 gene encoding zinc finger CCCH domain-containing protein 55-like isoform X2 is translated as MGSYELTNVLFSKIKTLDPENAIKIMGYLLIQDLAEKDLIRLAYGPESLLHSLILRAKIQLGLSSNTSSASSTPSSPSPLNPIARPTNANPFSQSSPRTPNGFDFGNNSSSPSSNSWPLSGFPNNSINPKASPLLSHDNIRAGSFSVPVHSHQFSKDGGGGGGGDGWPGSDLIDEHQLSEYLSFLNESSYSSRPGDFINPRLELGPGVPDWVHSVNNGDTHFHKRSYSASDACLGSEDPALGVGFKPCLYFARGFCKNGSNCKFVHGGFADSLDAPGAIVGSPSNLTGFEQQEEMLRLKVEQQRLAAASQFMAGGSPSSYNKYMNFLLQQQNDPQRFAAMMMGEELFKFGRCRPDRNELLAMASVEKANSASRQIYLTFPAESTFRDEDVSEYFSKFGPVQDVRIPYQQKRMFGFVTFVFPETVRLILSKGNPHFICDSRVLVKPYKEKGKILDKRQQQQQHLERGEFSSCLSPGSLDSRDAYDLPLGGRMFYSTQDVLLRRKLEEQAELQQAIELQGRRLMSLQLPDWKNERLTHHHRSLSVGAHGPLLSPHSHAQINQNILPFDSMEQEVAEGHSDIPADLISVTGAIAEQQSQKEDNLAFIHNNGNGNGKEKELFSNLDAPNLHKRSCLIASLLVQNLPEIIIYLSCQPLCPKLMILPLLLKTTHYHQSILLASLLLIDNADRLCYC
- the LOC137715381 gene encoding zinc finger CCCH domain-containing protein 55-like isoform X1, yielding MGSYELTNVLFSKIKTLDPENAIKIMGYLLIQDLAEKDLIRLAYGPESLLHSLILRAKIQLGLSSNTSSASSTPSSPSPLNPIARPTNANPFSQSSPRTPNGFDFGNNSSSPSSNSWPLSGFPNNSINPKASPLLSHDNIRAGSFSVPVHSHQFSKDGGGGGGGDGWPGSDLIDEHQLSEYLSFLNESSYSSRPGDFINPRLELGPGVPDWVHSVNNGDTHFHKRSYSASDACLGSEDPALGVGFKPCLYFARGFCKNGSNCKFVHGGFADSLDAPGAIVGSPSNLTGFEQQEEMLRLKVEQQRLAAASQFMAGGSPSSYNKYMNFLLQQQNDPQRFAAMMMGEELFKFGRCRPDRNELLAMASVEKANSASRQIYLTFPAESTFRDEDVSEYFSSKFGPVQDVRIPYQQKRMFGFVTFVFPETVRLILSKGNPHFICDSRVLVKPYKEKGKILDKRQQQQQHLERGEFSSCLSPGSLDSRDAYDLPLGGRMFYSTQDVLLRRKLEEQAELQQAIELQGRRLMSLQLPDWKNERLTHHHRSLSVGAHGPLLSPHSHAQINQNILPFDSMEQEVAEGHSDIPADLISVTGAIAEQQSQKEDNLAFIHNNGNGNGKEKELFSNLDAPNLHKRSCLIASLLVQNLPEIIIYLSCQPLCPKLMILPLLLKTTHYHQSILLASLLLIDNADRLCYC
- the LOC137715381 gene encoding zinc finger CCCH domain-containing protein 55-like isoform X4, with translation MGSYELTNVLFSKIKTLDPENAIKIMGYLLIQDLAEKDLIRLAYGPESLLHSLILRAKIQLGLSSNTSSASSTPSSPSPLNPIARPTNANPFSQSSPRTPNGFDFGNNSSSPSSNSWPLSGFPNNSINPKASPLLSHDNIRAGSFSVPVHSHQFSKDGGGGGGGDGWPGSDLIDEHQLSEYLSFLNESSYSSRPGDFINPRLELGPGVPDWVHSVNNGDTHFHKRSYSASDACLGSEDPALGVGFKPCLYFARGFCKNGSNCKFVHGGFADSLDAPGAIVGSPSNLTGFEQQEEMLRLKVEQQRLAAASQFMAGGSPSSYNKYMNFLLQQQNDPQRFAAMMMGEELFKFGRCRPDRNELLAMASVEKANSASRQIYLTFPAESTFRDEDVSEYFSKFGPVQDVRIPYQQKRMFGFVTFVFPETVRLILSKGNPHFICDSRVLVKPYKEKGKILDKRQQQQQHLERGEFSSCLSPGSLDSRDAYDLPLGGRMFYSTQDVLLRRKLEEQAELQQAIELQGRRLMSLQLPDWKNERLTHHHRSLSVGAHGPLLSPHSHAQINQNILPFDSMEQEVAEGHSDIPADLISVTGAIAEQQSQKEDNLAFIHNNGNGNGKEKELFSNLDAPNLHKSAEQVLPDSLFARTKSAGDHHLSELSTAVPEVNDTAITTENNTLSSVNSAGFIASH
- the LOC137715381 gene encoding zinc finger CCCH domain-containing protein 55-like isoform X3, with the translated sequence MGSYELTNVLFSKIKTLDPENAIKIMGYLLIQDLAEKDLIRLAYGPESLLHSLILRAKIQLGLSSNTSSASSTPSSPSPLNPIARPTNANPFSQSSPRTPNGFDFGNNSSSPSSNSWPLSGFPNNSINPKASPLLSHDNIRAGSFSVPVHSHQFSKDGGGGGGGDGWPGSDLIDEHQLSEYLSFLNESSYSSRPGDFINPRLELGPGVPDWVHSVNNGDTHFHKRSYSASDACLGSEDPALGVGFKPCLYFARGFCKNGSNCKFVHGGFADSLDAPGAIVGSPSNLTGFEQQEEMLRLKVEQQRLAAASQFMAGGSPSSYNKYMNFLLQQQNDPQRFAAMMMGEELFKFGRCRPDRNELLAMASVEKANSASRQIYLTFPAESTFRDEDVSEYFSSKFGPVQDVRIPYQQKRMFGFVTFVFPETVRLILSKGNPHFICDSRVLVKPYKEKGKILDKRQQQQQHLERGEFSSCLSPGSLDSRDAYDLPLGGRMFYSTQDVLLRRKLEEQAELQQAIELQGRRLMSLQLPDWKNERLTHHHRSLSVGAHGPLLSPHSHAQINQNILPFDSMEQEVAEGHSDIPADLISVTGAIAEQQSQKEDNLAFIHNNGNGNGKEKELFSNLDAPNLHKSAEQVLPDSLFARTKSAGDHHLSELSTAVPEVNDTAITTENNTLSSVNSAGFIASH